The bacterium DNA window GATGACTTCATTGTCGAGGACACGGAGGAAGCGCGGCAGCAATTCCCCGAACCGATCGAAGTTATCGAAGGACCGCTGATGGCGGGCATGAATCGCGTCGGCGATCTGTTCGGCGCAGGCAAGATGTTTCTGCCGCAGGTGGTCAAGAGCGCGCGCGTGATGAAGAAGGCCGTCGCGCATTTGATCCCCTATATCGAGGCCGCCAAACAAGCGGGCGAGTCCAGTTCGAAGGGACGTATCCTTTTGGCGACCGTGAAAGGCGACGTGCACGACATTGGCAAGAACATCGTGGGCGTGGTCTTGCAGTGCAACGGGTTTGAAGTCATAGACCTCGGTGTGATGGTGCCGTGCGCGAAGATACTTGACGCGGCCGAAGCGGAAGGCGTTGACCTGATTGGTTTGAGCGGCTTAATTACGCCGTCGCTCGAAGAAATGTGTTTCGTGGCCTCGGAAATGCAGCGCCGCAACATGCGCACACCGCTCTTGATCGGCGGCGCCACGACCTCGCGGGTGCATACCGCGGTGAAGATCAGTCCACAATACGAAGGGCCGACGGTGCACGTCCTCGACGCTTCACGCGCGGTGGGTGTGGCGACAAGTCTGATCAGCAAACAGTTGCGCGCCGAATTCACACGCGATGTCGCGGCGGACTACGCCAAGGTGCGTGAATTGCGCGCGCAAGGCGCAGGCCGGCAACCGTTGGCGACGCTGGCTGAGGCGCGGGCCAATCGGGCGCGGATCGAGTACACCGCTCCGCCGCGACCGAAGGCGCTGGGCGTGACGACGCTCCGCAACTATCCGTTGGCGAAGTTAGTCGAGCGTATTGACTGGACGCCCTTCTTCCAGGCCTGGGAATTGGCAGGACGCTACCCTGCAATTCTTGACGACGCGGTGGTCGGACCGAGCGCGCGCACGCTGTTCACGGATGCTCAGACGATGCTCAATCACTTGTTGAGCGACGGCCGTTTGCAGGCGCACGCCGTCTTCGGGCTGTTTCCCGCAAACGCCGTCGCAGATTCGGTGGAGCTTTACGGCGACGACACCCGGACGAGCGTGCTCAAGACATTCCATATGCTGCGGCAGCAGATGAAGAAAGATGCGGCATCACCGAATCTCTCGTTGGCCGACTTTGTCGCGCCAAAGGAAACCGGGATTCGGGATTATTTGGGGGTTTTTGCCGTGACCGCCGGTGGTGACATGGACGCCATTGTGAGAGAATACGAAGCTCAGCACGATGACTATCGCGCGATTCTGGTTAAGGCTCTGGCCGATCGCTTGGCCGAAGCATTCGCCGAGCATCTGCATGAGCGGGTGCGCCGGGAATACTGGGGCTACGCGCCGGACGAGACGCTCTCGAATGATGACTTGATCAAAGAGAATTACCAAGGCATCCGGCCCGCGCCCGGCTATCCGGCCTGCCCCGAGCATTCGGAGAAGCGCGTGCTTTTCGATCTGTTGTGCGCCGAAGAGAATGTGGGGATGACTCTGACGGAGCATTTCGCGATGTTGCCGGCTTCGTCCGTGTCGGGGTTCTATTTTTGGCATCCGCAGTCGAAGTATTTCGGCATTGGCCGCGTTGGTGACGATCAGGTGGAAGACTATGCGGTGCGCAAAGGGATCACGTTTGAAGCGGCTAAACGGCTGCTCTCGGCCAATCAAGACTAACCATGATTGATCTGCGTTCTGATACGATAACTAAGCCGACGGCGACGATGCGGCAAGCGATGGCGTCCGCCGAAGTCGGAGATGACCAATTTGGTGAAGACCCGACCGTCAATCTGTTGCAGGATCGTGTCGCGAGATTGCTCGGCAAGGAGCAGTCGCTCTTTTTCCCGACGGGGGTGATGGCGAATCAGTGCGCTCTGCGTACGCTAACGCGGCCGGGCGATCATATTGTCACGAGCCGCGAACCGCACATCATATTCCATGAGACCGGCGCATCGGCAGCGAATTCCGGTGTTCAGTTTACCGAAGTCGGCGCGGGCGGCACGTTCACCTGCGAGGAGTTTGTCGCCGCTTATAACGCGCCCGGCCACATTGTGCACCCGCCGACCACCGTAGTTGCCGTGGAGAACACACACAATCGTGCCGGAGGCGTCGTTTTTCCGCAAGCGGAGGCCGTGCGAATTGGCGACGCTGCCCGTGAACGCGGTGTCTCTTCCTACTGCGACGGCGCGCGCCTGTGGAATGCCGCGTTGGCCACGCAGCGCTCGTTTGCCGAATTGGCGGCGCCGTATGATTTGGTGAGCGTGGCGTTTTCCAAAGGCCTGGGATGCCCTGCAGGGTCTATGCTGGCAGGCAGTAGTGCTTTGATTACGCGGGCCACACGTTACCGGCGGATGCTTGGCGGCGCGATGCGGCAATCCGGAATTCTCGCCGCGGCCTGCCTGTTCGCGCTGGACTATCACGTGGAGCAGTTGCACAATGATCATCTCAATGCGCGCAGGATCGCCGAGATACTGGTGCAATCGCCGTTCGTGAGGCTGAATCTGGAGAGTGTGCAGACCAATATCATCATCTTCGATCTGACTCCCGATGCCCCTACCGCTGCGACATTAGTCGGGCTGGCGGCGGCGGCGGGTGTGGCGTTCTTCGATTTCGGTCCGCGCACGGTCCGTCTGGTGACGCATCGAGACGTTAGTACCGCGGAGTGCGAAGAGGCCGCGCGGCGCATCGTTAAGCTGTTGGCCGCATAGCGTTCCCGCATGTTGGCGCGCAACCCGCGACTCTTGTGGTGGATCCCGACGGCGACCTATGCGGTATCGTACGTCTATCTGGCGGTGTTCCACCAGCGCTGGTGGCTATGGGACACGGTGGTGCACGAAGGCGGCACGTTGACGCTGTGGGAGACGACGCTCTACGCCTCGCACTTTCTCGGGCATATTCCTTCTTTAGTGATCATCGCCGTGCTTCTGGCGGGGTGGTTTCGCGTGTTGGCAGGAGCACCTCTTGCCACGGGTGTAAACCGTCGCTGGCTTAGCGCGGCGTTCGTGTTTGTGGGAATCTGCTTTGCCGGGAGCGTGTGGCATTTCGGTTGGAACGAGACGATTGACTATCTGTTCTGGCGCAAACAGAGCGTCGTGCGCAACGAAACCGGCGGTTCTTTCCTGCTGCACCTGCCGAGTACGCTGTCGCTGGTCATATTGATACCGCTATACGTTGCCGTGCTCCTGCGCGTTTGCGGCCGCGCGGTGCAGTGGCGGTCGCGGCCCTTACTTGTCGTGCTCGGTGCGCTGATGACCAGCGTCGTCTTCGCGGGCTTGGTGAGCGGGTCGTTTTCAGATATTCGGCACGCGCTGACGGACCCGCGCTATCTGGCGCACAGTGTCCGGGAGTTGGCGACCTTTCCCCTGACTTTTTTCCCGCTGCCCATCGCTCTCTGGATCGCAGGGCAGGAGCGGAGGACAGGTTGGTCGCCTTCGGCGCGAGTTCCGTTGATCTTGCTGGCTCTGCTGGCGGTGCCGCTCTTGGCCTATCAGGTGTGGCTTCCGCTGACGGTCGGTGTGGGCGAGCTGGCGCAGCAGCCCGGTTTTAGCTCGGGGCCGTTGCCGATTCCCTATCTGCTGGCGGCGCACTATTTCGAACATTTATTGGATACAATATTTTACATAATAATCTGTAATGCGATACTGAGCGGCAGAGGCATGAAGAGGTGAGGTAACCTCGGGGGATAAGTTGACAAAATTCCCCTCATTTGCGGATAAATCGTAACATACCTCGATTCAGCCCGCTCGTAAATTCGTAGGAAAGTGACAGATACACACTATTTCTGCTTGACTGTGCCCGATTGCTTACCGATATTGGTAGTGGACTCGGGATTAGCGCTATTCGGCCTCATCCTCGATCAAAGAGTGTGAGACGATGCCGCGTCCGCATCCCATTTTCGTCTGACCGATTGTGTTTGCGGTCCACGTAAGATCCCGATTCCGTCCTGCCAGTTCAGCGGATTCGGGATTTCGCTTTTTTCTGGCGC harbors:
- a CDS encoding threonine aldolase family protein; its protein translation is MIDLRSDTITKPTATMRQAMASAEVGDDQFGEDPTVNLLQDRVARLLGKEQSLFFPTGVMANQCALRTLTRPGDHIVTSREPHIIFHETGASAANSGVQFTEVGAGGTFTCEEFVAAYNAPGHIVHPPTTVVAVENTHNRAGGVVFPQAEAVRIGDAARERGVSSYCDGARLWNAALATQRSFAELAAPYDLVSVAFSKGLGCPAGSMLAGSSALITRATRYRRMLGGAMRQSGILAAACLFALDYHVEQLHNDHLNARRIAEILVQSPFVRLNLESVQTNIIIFDLTPDAPTAATLVGLAAAAGVAFFDFGPRTVRLVTHRDVSTAECEEAARRIVKLLAA